ACCACCGCGCCGGCGATGTTGACGCCCGGCCCGACGCCGAGCAGCAGCAGGTGCGTCCCCGGCACGGCCACGCCCGTGTCCAGCAGGTGGTCGAAGCCGATGACCTGGTCCGCCGCGCCGACGTGCCCGATCGTGCTGCCGTACTCCCAGGTGGTGCGCGTGAGCGGCACGTCCAGTGGGCCGAGCCGGTCTTCGACGAGCTCGCGGCCGGCGTGGTTGAACAGGACCCGGTCGACCTCGTCGAGCTTGATGCCGGCCTCGTCGAGCAGCTGGTCGACCAGCGCGCCGAACTGCTGCACGAAGCGCAGCCCGCTGTTCGTGCCGAAGCCGCCGGAGCTGGCGAACTCGGCGAACCGCGCGCCGAAGTCCAGCCGCTGCCCGAGCGTCATGTCCGGCGGGAAGAGCGGCGTGTCGCCGCGGTGCAGGCCCTCCAGCTCGGCCAGCGTCACCGAGGAGACGGACAGGATCTCGGCGAAGCCGGCTTCCCGGCTGAGCACCAGCGCGCCCGCGCCGTCCGCCATGACCAGGCCCGGGTTGCAGCGCCACCGGTCCAGCAGCGGGGAGCCGCCGAAGTTGTCAGCGGCCACGAGCAGGGCCGACCGGTCGGTGGGCACCACGCGCAGCGCCGCGTCGGCCAGCAGGAGCGCGCCGAACATGCCGTTGCAGCCCTGCCGGATGCCGGTCGCGAACACGTCAGCGGCGTCCAGGTTGCGCTGCAGGTAGGCGTACGGGCACCAGCCCTCCGGACCGGAGTGGTAGACGTCGATGTGAAAGAGGTGGCTCAACGACCGCCCCGGCACGCCCGCGCGACCCAGTGCCGTCCGGGCCGCGGACAGCGCAAGGTCGGGAGCCGACTCGTCGCCGGCGATCGCGATGCTGACGAACCCGGTCGCCTCGGCCTCGTCGGCGTCGTACCAACCGGCGGCGACCGCGTCCTCGACCGGCACCCGGTCGGCGACCCGCACCCCTATCCCACGTACGAACAGTCCTGGTGTCCGCATTCCTTCACCACCGCCGGTAGTTCGTCCGTCCAAGTGGCGCCGTTCCGTGGTTCGGCGCCCTCGGAACACTATGTAGGCGGCCGAGGCGAGGCAAGCGAAGTCAGTTCGTGCGACAAAAACCCTATCGAGGTGGCAAATGACTGGTAAAAGCATGGCGGTGCGCGCGCGATGAACACCCATTCCCATGCGGCTCATCTCCCGGCCCTGGTCCGCGACGCGGCTGCCCGCACCCCGCACGCGCCGGCCGTTCGGGACGGCGACACCACGTTGTCCTATGTAGACCTTGACCGCCTCGCCGGCCGGTACGCGCAGGCCTTGGCCGCGTCGGGTGTCGGCCGCGGCGAGCGGGTCGTGCTCTGGACGTCCAAGAGCGTCGACACGGTGGCGGTCATGCAGGGCGCGCTGCGGCTCGGCGCCGTGTACGCACCCGTGACGCCGTCGAACCCCGTCGCGCGGGTCCTGCGCATCGCGGACGGCTGCGCCGCGACGGTCATCGTCACGGACGAGCCGGTGGCCGGCGACCCCCGGTTCGTCAGCCTCGGTGAGCTGCTCGCCAAGCCGGTCCTGCCGACGCCGCGCGTGCCTACGCACGACGTCACGCCGGAGCCGGACGACTGCGCGTTCATCCTCTACACCTCCGGTTCGACCGGTGAGCCGAAGGGCGTGTGCATCAGCCACCGCAACGCACTGGCCTTCGTGTGCTGGGCCGCGGACGAGACCGGCCTTGTCGCCGGCGACCGGCTCGCCAACCACGCGCCCTTCAACTTCGACCTGTCGGTCTTCGACATGTACGGCGCGTTCCACTCTGGAGCGTGCGTCGACCTGGTGCCGGCGGCGTTCGCGTACGCGCCGGAGGCCCTCACCGAGTTCCTGTTCGACCGCGGCATCACGGTCTGGTACTCGGTGCCGTCGGCGCTCCAGCTGATGATGAACGACGGCGGGATGCTCGACCGCGGCGTACCGGCCTCGTTGCGGGTCTGCGTGTTCGCCGGCGAACCGTTTCCGCTCGCCGACGCGCAGCGCCTGCGGGCCGCGTGGCCCTCGGTCCGGATGTTCAACTGGTACGGGCCGACGGAGACGAACGTCTGCACGTCCTACGAGATGACGGAGCGGGACCTGGCCGCGACCCGGCCGCTGCCGATCGGAAAGGCGTGCAGCTCCGACCGGGTGTGGCTCGACCCGCCCGGCGCCGAGATCGGCGAGATCGTCGTGGAGGGGCCCACGGTCATGCTCGGCTACTGGGGCCAGCCCCGCCACGAAGGGCCCTACCGCACCGGCGATCTGGGCCGGGTCGATCCCGACGGCAACTTCGAGTACGCCGGGCGCCGCGACCAGATGATCAAAGTGCGCGGCCACCGCGTGGAGCCCGGCGAGATCGAGACGGTCCTCGCCACGCATCCCGCGGTCGCCACGGCCGCGGTCGTCGTGGTCGGCACCGGCCTCGAGGCCCGCATCCTCGCCGTCGTCGTCGCGGCCGACGGCCAGCGCCCCACGCTCCTCGGGCTGAAGGCGCACTGCGTCGCCCACCTTCCCGGCTACATGGTGATCGACGCGCTGCGACTCGTCCCCGAGCTGCCCCGCACCTCCAACGGAAAGGTGGACCGGACCGCCCTCACGACCGGCTCGCCGGTCCGCGTCGGATAACCAACTCCGGTCTCAAAAGGCAGATTGCCCGCGCGGGCACCGCGGAGGTCGGCGGCGAGCCGGCGCTCGCCGAAATCCCCGACCTCCGCTGCCGGGCCCGCGCGACAAGCCCAACGGTTTTTGAAGCCCGACCCCCGCGGCGGGTGAGGCCGCGGGAGCGACGGTCCGGACCACGACGGGCGTCGCGGTAGCTCACCTCTGCCTTTGTCCAAAATGGAGCAACGACAATCGGCCCGACCGCGGTGGTCGGGCCGATCGCGTTTTCGGGTCAGGCCGGTGTCGCCTCGGCGGCGGCCCGCCGCAGCGCCCGGTCGCAGGCGGCCAGGTGCACGCCCAGCGCGTCCTCGTAGCCGACGCTCTGTGCCTCCGAGGTGAGCTGCCGGCGCACGGCCAGCTCGGTCCCGGAGCCGGCCGCGACGCGGCGGACGGCCGCCGCGAGAGCCGCGGAGGGATCACCGCTCACCTCGTGCACGAGGTGCAGGTCGCGCGCCTCGTTAGCGGTCAGCGCACCGCCGAACAGCGCCGCCCGGCGGACCACGCCGGCCGGCAGCTGGCGGGACAGCCGGTAGAGCGACATCCCCGGCCACATGAGGTCGCCCTCGGTCGAGAGCACCAGCCGGGCCGACTCGCCGGCGATCCGCAGGTCGGTCACGAGCAGCGCGTCCAGCGCGGCCCCGCCGCAGTCGCCGGTGGCCACCGCGATCGTGGCGGCCGGAAGCCGCTCCAGGCGGCGCAGCGCCTGCTCCCATTTGCTCACGAGCTTGACCGTCAGCCCGCCGGCACGCGCCCCCGCGGGCGCACCGGCCGCCTGCACCACCACGATGGCCTTGCCATCGAGGTCTTCCGCCCGGTCGCAGGCCGCGGCGACGGCGGCGGTGTGGTCGACCAGCCGCCCGTCCGCGCCGTCGATCCGGACCACCAGAACATCGCCGTCGCCCGACACGCTCACGTCGGTGAACATGTTGCTCCCCCCGTTCACCACTGCACCAGCACCGTCTCGATTGTGGAGCCCGGTCCCATCGTCATCAGTACGCCGTAGTCCCCCGGCGCCACGATCCGCTCGCGCAGCAGGCGCTGGTAGGAGAAGAGGAACGAGCCGCTGGACAGGTTGCCGTAGTCGCGCAGCACACCGGTCGTGTGCCGCAGGTCGTGCCGGGTCAGCCCCAGGTTCACCCGCACCGCGTCGATGACCTTCTTGCCGCCGGAGTGGACCAGCCAGTGCTTGACGGCGCCGCGGCGCAGGCCGGCACCGGACAGCAGGCGGTCCACGACCTGCTCCGCGTGCGCGCCCACCACATACGGGATCTCGGGGTCGAGGAAGAAGCTGAACTTGTTCTGCTCGTCGTCCCAGTCGTAGCGCATCGCGTCGAACGCGTCGGTGATGATGTGGCTGGCGAACGACAGCACGCGCGGGCCGTCGAAAGCGGCCTCGCCGCCGGTCGCGGGCGCCATCAGCGCGATGGCCGCCGCGCCGTCGCCGAAGAGGCTGTTGACCACCGCGGTGCGCATCGTCGAGTCCATCACGTACGCCGCGGAGCACGCTTCCGCGCACACCATGACGGCCACGCGGCCCGGGTTGGCCTTCGCCCAGTTGGCGGTCGCGTTGAGCCCGTTGAGGCCGGCGTTGCAGCCCATGCCGACGACGTCGGCGCGGTGGCAGCTCGGGTCGATGCCGAGCTCGCGGATGAGCAGCGCGGTCAGGCCCGGCGTGAGGAAGCCGGTGGACGTCACGCAGCACAGGTAGTCGATGGCCGACAGCGTGATGCCCGCGTCCGCCAGCGACGCCCGCAGCGCGTCGGCGCCCATCTCGACCGCGAGCTTCTTGTGCTTCTGCAGCAACGCACCCTGCCGCTCCTCGGCGAAGGTGCCGTCAGCATTGAGCGGCGGCACCGTCAGGTGCCGCCGCTCGATGGCGCTGTTGCCGAACACCGAACGCACCTTCGGGTCGGCGATCCGGAACATGTCGAGCAGCTCCTGCTGCGTGTACGACATGTCGGTGACAGCCGTGCCGACGCCGATGATCTGCGCGTCCGGGACGACCGTCTCGTGCCGGGCCGCACTGAGGGCGTGGGGCGCCGGGGCGTTGAGGGTCAGTGTCATCGGAACGTCCACCCCCACATACGGGGTTTGCTGCGCGGACGGAACACTACCGTGGTCATGTCGACCGCCTTTCTGCGTCGTTCGGACATGGGTAGGGATACCGGCACGGGACAGCGGACGCTGTCCCGTGCCGTCGTCGTTTGGCCCACGCGACACAGCGCGCGGGAGCTGAGCGGGCAACGGCGCCAATCAGGCCGTTTCGGCGGTGCGTTGCTCGAGTTCGTTGGCCAGCTGCAACCACTCATCCGCACAAACCCGAGCCACGTTAGCGACTATGTACGTGCAGTGTGGAGGCACCTTACCCACCACATCAAGCCGCTCATCCGACCGGATCGCACGCGAAAAAATCCACCGCAACAACATCCGACCAGACTCCGTAAACCGCAACGACGGATCACTCTGCAACCCACGCAACATCGAAGCCAACCGCGGACCCTCAACACCACCCACACCAAACGACTTCACACCCGAACCATCACCACGCCCACGACGCACCGACGGCACCGGATCCTCACCACGCTCAATCCGCTTCCGCACATCCCGCACCGTCGACGGCGACACCCCCGCCTCCCGCGCCACCTCACGCAACGACGCACCCGGCCGCTCACGAATAATCGCCGAAGCCCTCAACCGACCCTCAGCATTATCCAACGGACGCACCCGACCATCCCGACCAGTCCGCGCCCGCACCTCACCATCCCCACCACCCAACGAACGACGACGAACATTCCCCACCGTCCGCGCACCCAACCCCGTCACCGACGCAATCGCCCGATCCGACCAATTCGGATGCGACGCAATAATCCGCTCCGCAGCCCGCGTCCGATCCGCCAACGACAACGGCAACCCATGAGCAATATTCGTCTGCACCGCAAGCACAAACGCTTCCTGCTCCGAACCATCAAAAAACCGAACCTCAATCAACTCGTCACCACGCAACAACGCAGCACCAAGCCGATGATTACCATCAATCACCCGCATCGAAGAACGATGCACAATAATCGGAGGCAACCGCTGATCCACACTCGCCAACATACGAGTATGCTCAATATCCTCCCCCGCCTGCCGCGGCGAATTCGCCGGCAGGATGGTTTTGACCGGCACCCATTCTGTTTCCACAGTCTCCGCGGGTGTTGCCTGGATCAATACCGACGAACTTCTCCACACCGCTGGTTTGGGTTGGTCCAGGACCGTCCCGACCAAACTCGCTTGTTCCACGCCTGTCGTCCTCCCCCGTTTGCGTGCAACTCCTGGCAAAACGCGAAGACCAATCGCTTTTCGCGCTCACAGCCGCCAAGAAGATCGATGCCCGTAATGACTGCGAAGCTAGCCGACGGGGACACACGTGTGCGACCGCGCACTTTACGCACTCGAACATCGATGCGAGGGGCGGATGCGAGGGGAACTTGCGTTCGCCAATAGCGGGTTTGGTGCCGATTTGCACTGCATTGGGGCGACTGCGCCATCACGCAGTCATACGAACGTAGGAGGCGATCTTACCCAACAGGGCGCCTGTTTCACCAGGGCGGGTCAAGCGAGCCGGCCCGGTAGGCGGCGCGACGTAACCCTCCGTCGTCATATCTCGCTCCACTGGCGGCGGAGACTCCCCCGCGCGACCCCATGGACATCGATTGTCACTTTTCGGCAAAGCTAACGAGAATACGATTTCCCTGCCCTGGAGCAGCAGATCTTTGCACTGCCCGTGAATCTATTGCAGCCTCAAGCAAATGCCAAGCCGACACGCTTGGTTATGGTTTGGTTAGCCCTGCGTCGACTGGAGATTACTGGCTCATGGCGATCTGGGCGTTGATGAACCGGGCCAGGCGAGCGGTCCCCTCCGCAATCTGCGCGCCGGTGAGGTAGCTGGTCGACAGCCGGATGCCCCGCTCGCCCCCGCCACCGGGATGGAAGTAGGACATCGGCGTCCACAGCACTCCGAACTCTTCTGCGGAACGCACCAGGGCCGCGTTGTCGGCGCGGAAGGGTACGGAGACGCTCAGGAAGAAGCCGCCGCTCGGCCTGTTCCAGGTGACGCCCAGCTCGGTGCGGATGGCCGGCGGAAACCGCTCGTCGAGCTGCTCCAGCATCAGGCGCATCGACTCGCCGTAGTGGGTGGCCGGTCCGGCGTTGAGGGCGGTGAGGCTGCTGTCCGCGGCGAGGAGCGCGCCCGCGACCGCCGCCTGGCTCAGCGACGAGGTGTTCACCGTCACCATGCTCTTGATCCTGGTCAGCTCGCCGGCGAGCAGGCCCGCCCGACCGTCGTCGTCGACCACCGGCTGGTCGGCGACGACGAAACCCACCCTCGCGCCCGGGAAGATCGTCTTCGAGAACGAGCCGAGGTGAACGACCTGCCGCCGCGTGTCCAGCGACTTGAGCGTCGGCAGCTGCGCGCCAGGACTCACCAGCCGGTACGGGCTGTCTTCCAGCACCAGGACGCCGGCCTGCGCGGCGATGTCGAGCAGCACCCGCCGCGCCTGCAGCCGCATCGTGGTACCGGCCGGGTTGGAGTGGTCCGGGATGACGTAGAGCGCCTTCGGGCGGCGACCCCGCGCCACCTGCGCCGCGATCGTCTCGGCCACGTCGGCGGGGTCGAGCCCGTCCGCCCGTTCCAGGACGGGCACCACCTCGATGTCGAGCAGCCGCGCCACCCCGCTGATGCCGACGTAGCAGGGGCTGGACACGAGCAGCACGTCGCGCGGTTCGGAGAACAGCGCGCGCAGCGTGAGAAGCATCGCCTCCTGCGCGCCCACGGTCACCACAATGGACTCGGCCGCCACGTCGATGCCTTCGTCGCGCCGCAGCGTGTCGGCGATCAGCTCGCGGATCTGCCCGGCCGTCGGGCCGTACTGGTACATCGCGCTGCGGATCTGCTGGGGTGTACGCCCCTCGTCCTCGAGGTGCTTGAGGTACCGCCTGATGTGGTCGAAGATCTGCTCGGTCGAGAAGAACTCGTCGTTGGGACGCCCCGGCGCGAACGAGATCGCCTCGGGGTAGCGCATCGCGATCTCGTTCAAGAAGTTCATCGTGTCCATGACCGGGTCGGACAGGCTGGCGTGCAGCTCCGACCGGCGCAGCGCGATGCCGCCGCTGGCCGGCTCGACGGGCGTCACCAGGTCCGGGCCGGCCGCGGCCACGTCCTTGACCCCGGCGAGCGACATGGCCTCGACCAGCTCCTCCCGCACGATGTCGAGGACCTGGGCGACGCCGGCCTGGTCTCCGATCGCGAGCCCGTGCAGCACCGGGCGGCCGAGCAGCACGCCGTCCGCGCCGAGCGCGAGCGCGGCCAGCACGTCGGTGCCGCGGCGCACCCCGCCGTCGACGAGGACCGCGCAGGTCCCCGCCACCGCGGCGGCGACCTCGGGCAGCACGTCGAGTGCCGGCGGCGCACCGTCGAGCTGGCGGCCGCCGTGGTTGGACACCACGACACCCTGCGCGCCGGCCTTTGTCGCTTCGAGCGCGTCGGCCCCGCTGAGGACGCCCTTCACCACGACGGGCAGCGAGCTTTCCGCACGCAGCCACTCCACGAACGACCAGTCGAGCGCCGGGTCGAGGTCGGCCCCGCCGGGAAGGTTTGCCGCTCGCACGCCCGCGGGGAGCGTGAACCCGTTGCGCTCGTCGCGCAGCCGCCGGCCCGGGTGCGGCGTGTCCACGGTGAGCACCAGTGCCCCGAAGCCCGCGGCCTGCGCACGTGCCACAAGGTCCCGCGTGATCCCGCGGTCGCGGAAGCAGTACACCTGCGCCCACAGCGGCGCGCCGGCCGCCTCGGCGAGCTCCTCGAACGTGCGCCCGGCGAACGCGCTCACCACGACCGGGAGGCCCGCGGCAGCGGCGGCGCGCACGGTCGCGAGCTCACCGTCCGGGTGCAGCAGCGTCTGGTACTCCAGCGGGGCGACGCCGAACGGCGCGGCCCACCGCCGGCCGAGGATCGTGGTGTCGGTGCGCGGCGTGCCGGCGGCCCGGAGCGCGGTCGGGCGCAGCCAGAACCGGTCGAAGGCGGCGCGGTTGGCGGCGAGGGTGCGCTCCTGCCCCGCTCCGCCCTCGATGTAGTCCCAGATCGCCGGCTCGAGTCGCGACTCGGCCAGCCTGGCTACGTCGGCGAGGGTCTGGATGCTCATGCACCGCCTCCTACTTGTCTCACTGGTGAATCCCGCTGCGAGGCGCCGGCGGGGCGTCGTCGACCGGGTGGGCCGCTTTCCACGCCCGCCACGCCTCGTCGTTCATGCCGAGGCGCCAGTAGCCGGAGATCGACAGCTGGTCCTTGCGCAGGCCGCGCTCCTTGAAGAGGTGCCGGCGCAGCAGGTGGGTCGCCCTGGCCTCGCAGTGCACGAACGCGTCGACCTCCCCGTCGCCGAAGCGCATCCGCTCGACGGTACGGACGACGTCGTCGCCCTCGGCCCGGTGCAGCCAGGTGACGTCCAGGTCGGCGGCGCTCACCAGCGGCTGGTGGTCGGCGGCGTCGGTGACGTCGAGGACCACGCGGGCCCGCGCGCCGATGTCGAGGGCCTCCAGCGCCGCGGCTATCGCGGGCAGCGCCACCTGATCGCCGACGAACAGGTGCCAGTCGGCGTGCTCGTTCGGCCGGTACCGCCCGCCCGGCCCCTGCATGAGCACGTCGTCGCCGGGCTCGACGCTCGCGAGCCACGACCGCGCCAGGCCGGGGCGGCCGTGGTCGAAGAAGTCGATGGCGAGCTCGCCGGCCAGCCAGTCGACGTACCGCACGGTGTAGGTGCGGGTGCGCGGCCAGTGCTCGCGCGGCAGCCGGGCGAGGATCCACCGCATGTCGAAGTCGTCCGGGTACGTGACGCCCGCCCGGGGAAAGAGGATCCGGACGTGAGCGTCGGTACACCCGTTCTCCTGGAAGGCCGACAGCCCCGGACCACCGGCCACCATGCGGGTGACGCGCGGACTGATCCTCTGGAGGCTGCGGACCGTGAGCCGGAAGGTGGGGCACCCGTTGACCGAGCCGCGGACCGCGGTGGTGCCCGCGAGCGGGGGTCGGGTCAGCCGCACCATCTGGCTGCCCTCCCCTGTGGACGCGATGGCGTTGGATTTGTTGGATGTTCCGCCAGCGTCACAGGGTGATGCGGCGGGCGCAATCGATGTACAACCGAAGCGGTGACTCAGTCGCACAGGCTGGGATAGGTTCGTGCGCTTCCGCGGTGTTGACGGTGTCGCGCCCCACGATGCGATAGTGAAACACGCTCCACTCTCCGGCCGCGCCTCTCGCGGACCGTCCTATTCGGAGGATTCACGTGCCGTACCTGGCCGCCAACGGCATCCAGCTCTCCTATCAGCGCTCCGGTAGCGGCGAACCCGTCCTGCTCATCATGGGATCGTCGGCCGCGGGTCACGTCTGGACGTTGCATCAGACACCCGCGCTGCACAAGGCGGGATACGAGACCGTCGTATTCGACAACCGCGGCATCCCGCCGTCGGACGCGCCGCCCGGAAAGTACACGCTCCCCGAGCTGGTCGCCGACACCAAGGCCCTCATCGAGGAGCTCGACCTCGCCCCCTGCCGGATCGTCGGCACGTCGATGGGCGCGATGATCGCGCAGGAGCTGGCGATCGGCTGGCCCGACCTGGTCCGCTGCGCGGTGCTGATGGCCACACGAGCCCGGGCGGACGCCGTCCGTCTGGCTCAGGCCGCCGCCGACCGCGCCCTGATCGAGAGCGGGATCAAGCTGCCGGCGAAGTACGAGGCCGTCGAGACGGTCATGAAGATGCTGTCGCCGACAACCCTCAACAACGACGACGCCATCGCCGGGTGGCTGGAGGTCTTCGAGCTCGCGGGCGAGGCGAGCACCACGGCCAGCGGCCAGGTGTGGGTCGACCTCCTCCAGGACCGCCGCGACGCCCTCCGCACGATTTCCGCTCCTTGCCGCGTCATCGGCTTCGCCGACGACCTGATCACCCCGTCACACTTGGCCGCCGAGGCCGCGGACGCCATTCCCAACTGCGACTTCGTGGAGATCCCCCGCTGCGGCCACCTGGGCTACCTGGAGCGCCCCGACGAGGTGAACGCCGCCATCATCGAGTTCCTCGACAAAAACTGACGCCGCGTCTTCCTTGAGGCTCCCGCGGCCTCACCCTCCGCCGTAGCGCGGCCACCCTGACGCCCCAGTCCGCGGCTGGGCTCGGACCCTAGGGATGGGGCGGGAGGAAGCGGGACCCTCTCAAGCTGGTAGCAGCAATGCGCCCAGTCGACAGCCCGGCTATACCCGTCACCGCCACCGGCGCTCGCGGCCGCTTCCCCACCGCCGCGTCGCTGGCCGGGCTGGCCGGCGTCGCACTCTCGGCCGCCGGATGCGACAGGTCCGCGTGGCCGCGTTTCGGCTGGGCCGTCGACAACAACTCCGCGGCGCGGTCCATCGACTCGACACCGGATACGGATCAGCCGGCGAACCGAACGGACCCCGACACCGGCGCCCCGTAGGCCACCGGCAGCTCCGGCACCGACGGCGCCACCCCAACCGCTCGACGCGGTTTGAGGCCGGCCCTTGCTCTGTGCCGAAGAACGCCGGGGCCCTCTACACCGAAGCCAGCGCCTGCGGCCAGCGCCCCCACGCCGCGCGCATCCTGGCCCCAGGGCCCGCCTCGGGCCCTGCGACAACCGCCGACACCCGCGCTGTGAGCGTTCCCCTCGAAGGCTGGGCGCATTGCTGCTACCAGCTTGAGAGCGTCCCGCGGCCCAACCCCGGCGGGGGTTGGTTCTGCAAACGCGGAGGGTGAGGCCGCGGGAGCAACGGTCCGGACCATCGCGGACGTCGCGGTAGCTCAAAGCTTCTTCGGGTCGAAGGGTCAGGAATCCCTCCGCATCGGGCGCAGGGCGGGGCGCTCCGACTTCGTCGTCGGCAGCGCGCCGGCGAGCTCGGCCACCGTGGGCGCGTCGAAGAGCTCGCGGACCTCGACCTCGACGCCGAGGGCCGACCGGATCCGGGAGGTGAGCCGGACGGCGAGCAGCGAGTGGCCGCCGAGGTCGAAGAAGTTGTCGTCCACGCCGACCGAGTCAAGGCCGAGTACCTGGGCGAATGCGCCGCAGAGCAGCTCCTCCGTGCGGTTGGCCGGCTCCCGCCTCGGCCCGGCGGCCACCGCGGCGTCGGGCGCGGGCAGGGCCTTGCGGTCGAGCTTGCCGTTTGGCGTGAGGGGCAGCTCGAGCAGCACGACGACCGCGGCCGGCACCATGTAGTCGGGCAGGCGCTGGGCGGCGTACTTGCGCAGTGACGTGGGCAGCTCGCCATCCGCGTCCTCGGGCTCGTCCGGCACGACGTAGGCGACGAGTCGCCGGTCGCCGGTGCTGTCTTCGCGGGCCACCACGACAGCCTGGGCGACGGCCGGGTGGGTTTGCAGGACCGTTTCGATCTCGCCCGGTTCGATGCGGAAGCCGCGGATCTTGACTTGCTCGTCGGCGCGGCCGAGGAAGACGACGTTGCCACCGGCGGTCCACTTGGCACGGTCGCCGGTGCGGTACATCCGCTCGCCGCTGCCGAACGGGCACGCGACGAACCGGGCACCGGTCAGGCCCGCCTGGCGCACGTAGCCGCGGGCCACACCGGCACCGGCGACGTACAGCTCACCGGGCACACCGACCGGCACGGGCCGCAGCCCGTCGTCAAGGACGTACAGACGGGTGTTCCCGATCGGGGAGCCGACCGGGACCACGCCGCCCTCCACGGCGTCTGCGGTCAGCTGTGTGGTGGCGACACCGATCGTGGTCTCGGTCGGACCGTAGTGGTTGAACACCTTCCGGCCGTTCTGATCCGCCGCGGCCACCAGCTCCCGCAGCCAAGCAATCGGCGCTGCCTCACCACCCAGGACCAGGGACCGGGCCGGCAGCACTCCGGCGACATCGGAGCCGCTGGACAGCGCGGCGAGATGGGACGGGACAGCCTTTACGTAGTCGATGCGGTGCTCGGCCAGGTATCGAGATACCGCCGCCGGGTCCACGACCGCCCGCTCGTCGAGGATGTGCAGCTGACCGCCGGTCGCGAGGCTGATGAAGACCACCGTGTTGCCGAGGTCTGTCACCTGGGCTTGCAGCAGTGCGTAGCGGGCGTCCTGGCCGGTCCACTCCAGACGGTCCGACACGCTCGACACATAGTTGGTCAGCGAGCCGTGGGTGACCGCGACACCCTTCGGCGTGCCGGTCGAGCCCGAGGTGTAGATGACGTAGGCGAGGTTGCCCGCATTCGGCGTCACGCCGACCGGGGTGTCCGGGCTCGCGTTGATCATCATCTCCACCAGCGGAGAGTCGATCGCCACCAGACGCACCCGACCCGCCGGCAGATCGCCGATCACGTCCTCGGTGCCCAGCAGCATCGTGGCCTTGCTGTCCGCGGCCATGAACGCGATGCGGTCCACCGGCAGCGTGGCGTCCACCGGGAGATAGGCCGCGCCGGCCTT
The window above is part of the Phytohabitans houttuyneae genome. Proteins encoded here:
- a CDS encoding amino acid adenylation domain-containing protein codes for the protein MNTHSHAAHLPALVRDAAARTPHAPAVRDGDTTLSYVDLDRLAGRYAQALAASGVGRGERVVLWTSKSVDTVAVMQGALRLGAVYAPVTPSNPVARVLRIADGCAATVIVTDEPVAGDPRFVSLGELLAKPVLPTPRVPTHDVTPEPDDCAFILYTSGSTGEPKGVCISHRNALAFVCWAADETGLVAGDRLANHAPFNFDLSVFDMYGAFHSGACVDLVPAAFAYAPEALTEFLFDRGITVWYSVPSALQLMMNDGGMLDRGVPASLRVCVFAGEPFPLADAQRLRAAWPSVRMFNWYGPTETNVCTSYEMTERDLAATRPLPIGKACSSDRVWLDPPGAEIGEIVVEGPTVMLGYWGQPRHEGPYRTGDLGRVDPDGNFEYAGRRDQMIKVRGHRVEPGEIETVLATHPAVATAAVVVVGTGLEARILAVVVAADGQRPTLLGLKAHCVAHLPGYMVIDALRLVPELPRTSNGKVDRTALTTGSPVRVG
- a CDS encoding ParB/RepB/Spo0J family partition protein; this translates as MEQASLVGTVLDQPKPAVWRSSSVLIQATPAETVETEWVPVKTILPANSPRQAGEDIEHTRMLASVDQRLPPIIVHRSSMRVIDGNHRLGAALLRGDELIEVRFFDGSEQEAFVLAVQTNIAHGLPLSLADRTRAAERIIASHPNWSDRAIASVTGLGARTVGNVRRRSLGGGDGEVRARTGRDGRVRPLDNAEGRLRASAIIRERPGASLREVAREAGVSPSTVRDVRKRIERGEDPVPSVRRGRGDGSGVKSFGVGGVEGPRLASMLRGLQSDPSLRFTESGRMLLRWIFSRAIRSDERLDVVGKVPPHCTYIVANVARVCADEWLQLANELEQRTAETA
- a CDS encoding siderophore-interacting protein; translation: MVRLTRPPLAGTTAVRGSVNGCPTFRLTVRSLQRISPRVTRMVAGGPGLSAFQENGCTDAHVRILFPRAGVTYPDDFDMRWILARLPREHWPRTRTYTVRYVDWLAGELAIDFFDHGRPGLARSWLASVEPGDDVLMQGPGGRYRPNEHADWHLFVGDQVALPAIAAALEALDIGARARVVLDVTDAADHQPLVSAADLDVTWLHRAEGDDVVRTVERMRFGDGEVDAFVHCEARATHLLRRHLFKERGLRKDQLSISGYWRLGMNDEAWRAWKAAHPVDDAPPAPRSGIHQ
- a CDS encoding aminotransferase-like domain-containing protein — its product is MDTMNFLNEIAMRYPEAISFAPGRPNDEFFSTEQIFDHIRRYLKHLEDEGRTPQQIRSAMYQYGPTAGQIRELIADTLRRDEGIDVAAESIVVTVGAQEAMLLTLRALFSEPRDVLLVSSPCYVGISGVARLLDIEVVPVLERADGLDPADVAETIAAQVARGRRPKALYVIPDHSNPAGTTMRLQARRVLLDIAAQAGVLVLEDSPYRLVSPGAQLPTLKSLDTRRQVVHLGSFSKTIFPGARVGFVVADQPVVDDDGRAGLLAGELTRIKSMVTVNTSSLSQAAVAGALLAADSSLTALNAGPATHYGESMRLMLEQLDERFPPAIRTELGVTWNRPSGGFFLSVSVPFRADNAALVRSAEEFGVLWTPMSYFHPGGGGERGIRLSTSYLTGAQIAEGTARLARFINAQIAMSQ
- the dpgB gene encoding enoyl-CoA-hydratase DpgB, with translation MNGGSNMFTDVSVSGDGDVLVVRIDGADGRLVDHTAAVAAACDRAEDLDGKAIVVVQAAGAPAGARAGGLTVKLVSKWEQALRRLERLPAATIAVATGDCGGAALDALLVTDLRIAGESARLVLSTEGDLMWPGMSLYRLSRQLPAGVVRRAALFGGALTANEARDLHLVHEVSGDPSAALAAAVRRVAAGSGTELAVRRQLTSEAQSVGYEDALGVHLAACDRALRRAAAEATPA
- the dpgA gene encoding 3,5-dihydroxyphenylacetyl-CoA synthase DpgA; translated protein: MTLTLNAPAPHALSAARHETVVPDAQIIGVGTAVTDMSYTQQELLDMFRIADPKVRSVFGNSAIERRHLTVPPLNADGTFAEERQGALLQKHKKLAVEMGADALRASLADAGITLSAIDYLCCVTSTGFLTPGLTALLIRELGIDPSCHRADVVGMGCNAGLNGLNATANWAKANPGRVAVMVCAEACSAAYVMDSTMRTAVVNSLFGDGAAAIALMAPATGGEAAFDGPRVLSFASHIITDAFDAMRYDWDDEQNKFSFFLDPEIPYVVGAHAEQVVDRLLSGAGLRRGAVKHWLVHSGGKKVIDAVRVNLGLTRHDLRHTTGVLRDYGNLSSGSFLFSYQRLLRERIVAPGDYGVLMTMGPGSTIETVLVQW
- a CDS encoding ketoacyl-ACP synthase III family protein — encoded protein: MRTPGLFVRGIGVRVADRVPVEDAVAAGWYDADEAEATGFVSIAIAGDESAPDLALSAARTALGRAGVPGRSLSHLFHIDVYHSGPEGWCPYAYLQRNLDAADVFATGIRQGCNGMFGALLLADAALRVVPTDRSALLVAADNFGGSPLLDRWRCNPGLVMADGAGALVLSREAGFAEILSVSSVTLAELEGLHRGDTPLFPPDMTLGQRLDFGARFAEFASSGGFGTNSGLRFVQQFGALVDQLLDEAGIKLDEVDRVLFNHAGRELVEDRLGPLDVPLTRTTWEYGSTIGHVGAADQVIGFDHLLDTGVAVPGTHLLLLGVGPGVNIAGAVVRVLAAPPWAP